In Ailuropoda melanoleuca isolate Jingjing chromosome 4, ASM200744v2, whole genome shotgun sequence, the following proteins share a genomic window:
- the GPR45 gene encoding probable G-protein coupled receptor 45, which yields MMACNGSTIETYPYLLNGSNVSDSGVTTPPAPLRISLAIIMMLMIVVGFLGNAVVCIIVYQRPAMRSAINLLLATLAFSDIMLSLCCMPFTAVTLITVRWHFGDYFCRLSATLYWFFVLEGVAILLIISVDRFLIIVQRQDKLNPRRAKRIIAVSWALSFCVSAPSLAGRTFVEVPARAPQCVLGYTEFPAERAYVVALVVAVFFVPFGVMLCSYLCILHTVRKNAVRVHNQSDSLDLRQLTGAGLRRLQRQQQVSLDLSFKTKACTTILTLFAGFSLCWLPHSVYSLLSVFSRGFYCSSSFYTTSSCVLWLSYLKSVFNPIVYCWRIKKFREACVELLPQTVQILPKVPERIRRRIQPSTVYVCNENQSAV from the coding sequence ATGATGGCCTGCAACGGCTCCACCATTGAGACCTACCCGTACTTGCTGAACGGGAGCAATGTGTCGGACTCTGGGGTCACCACGCCCCCCGCCCCTCTCAGGATATCCTTGGCAATAATCATGATGCTGATGATCGTGGTGGGATTCCTTGGCAATGCTGTCGTCTGCATCATCGTGTATCAGCGGCCGGCCATGCGCTCGGCCATCAACCTGTTGCTGGCGACGCTCGCCTTCTCTGACATCATGCTGTCCTTATGCTGCATGCCCTTCACCGCCGTCACCCTGATCACGGTCCGCTGGCACTTTGGGGATTACTTCTGCCGGCTCTCGGCCACCCTTTACTGGTTTTTCGTCCTGGAGGGCGTGGCCATCCTGCTCATCATCAGCGTGGACCGCTTTCTCATCATCGTCCAACGCCAGGACAAGCTGAACCCGCGGCGGGCCAAGAGGATCATTGCTGTGTCCTGGGCGCTGTCGTTCTGCGTCTCAGCGCCCTCGCTGGCCGGCCGGACGTTCGTGGAGGTGCCGGCGCGGGCCCCCCAGTGCGTGCTGGGCTACACGGAGTTCCCGGCGGAGCGCGCCTACGTGGTGGCGCTGGTGGTGGCCGTGTTCTTCGTGCCCTTCGGCGTCATGCTGTGCTCCTACCTGTGCATCCTGCACACGGTCCGCAAGAACGCCGTCCGCGTGCACAACCAGTCGGACAGCCTGGACCTCAGACAGCTCACCGGGGCTGGCCTGCGGCGGCTGCAGCGACAACAGCAGGTCAGCTTGGACTTGAGCTTCAAGACCAAGGCCTGCACCACCATCCTGACCCTCTTCGCGGGCTTCTCGCTCTGCTGGCTGCCGCACTCCGTCTACAGCCTTCTGTCCGTGTTCAGCCGGGGCTTCTACTGCAGTTCCTCTTTCTACACCACCAGCTCCTGCGTCCTGTGGCTCAGCTACCTCAAGTCCGTCTTCAACCCCATCGTCTACTGCTGGAGAATCAAAAAATTCCGCGAGGCCTGCGTTGAGTTGCTGCCCCAGACCGTCCAAATCCTCCCCAAAGTGCCTGAGCGGATCCGAAGGAGAATCCAGCCGAGCACGGTCTACGTGTGCAATGAAAACCAGTCCGCCGTTTAG